From Pseudomonas fluorescens:
TTCAGCCGCTTTGTTCATGCTGTCTTCCAGTTGAGTGACCTGATCACCCAGCCCGAACATTTTCAGCTTGTCGGCGACTTTGCCCAGCTTGCCCGGCAAGCCGATCTTCACTTCGGGGTTGTTGCTGAAGCCACCGGGCACGCCCAGCTGTTTCACGGCAATCTGTGCGCCTTGGGTCAGTGCGTCCTTGAGGCCGCCGCTGGCGTCGCCCTGGGACAGGCTGCCAAGGTCCAAGGCCATGGCGTTGGCGCCGAGCAGCAGGCCGGCGCACAGGGCAGTGAGGCGAAGGGAGTTACGGAGCATGGGCGCTTCCTTATGTTCGATGAATTCAGTGAGCGACCGCGTCAACCCGCAGGCGCAGCGGTTGTGGGGCCTGGCCGTTGAGCTGCACGGCGTGCCGTTCGGTGGTGATAAACAGTAGCTTGCCATCCAGTTCGATGCGAGCGCTGAGCGAATAACTGTGGCCGGGCTTGACCTGGGCGGGGTCGTAGCTCAGGTGAAACGGCAACGGCACCTGGCCTTTGACCGGGCCTTTTTGCTCGGCCAGGGTCACGGCGGGCGCATCCGCCAGGGACGCGTCCTGCAGGCTGACACTCAAGGTCGCGGTCGGCGGCAGGGCGATGCGTTGCAGGTAGAAGACCTCGCCGTCGAGGCTGGCCTTGGGCGCAGGGTGCATGGATTGGCAGGCTCCGAGCAGGGCGGTGAGGCCCAGGAGAATGATTTTTTTCATGGTGCGGCTCCTTGTAAGCGGCACCGGAATCCTTCCGGCACCTTATTCAATCTAGCGGCTTTCTTCAGGCTTGAGCGGGGCAGGTTCGACTGGCGCCTCCCCAGCACCATCCACGCGATGCAAGGCCACCTGGCGGATCGACAAGCGAATTTCGGCCGGCAGCACGCGCTTGGCGGCGCCTTCAGCCAGTTCGCCGAGCAGGTCGTGATAGCTCAATTTGCCGGCTTCATCGCGGCGCAGCACATCTTGCTCCAGCAGCGTCTGGATAAAATGTCGGAAAAGGCTCTTGTCGAAGAACTCCGGAGCATTGAGGCCATGCAGGATCGACAAGCGCTGGGCCATGATCGTGCACAGGTCTTCCAGCTCTTCGGCGCTGATACTGTTCTGGCCACTGTTGAGCAACAGCGAGATCGCCATGTAGAAGCGTTGCAGGGTCTGGGCGATGCTCTTGGACAGCAGCGTCAGCAATACAAAGTGCCGTGAACTCGGTGCCGGGCGCAGGTATACGTCGTTTTCGAAGCGCAGCAGCCCTTGCTCGATGAACGCTTCCAGCCACTGGTCGATCACCGTATCCAACTCTTCCAGCGACCAGCGGATAAACAGCTCCGATTGCAGGTACGGATACAGCGCGTGGGTGTAGCGCAGGATCTGCTCGCGGCTCATGCGCGAACTGCTCTGGAAGAAGCTCGCCAGCAGCGCCGGCAGGGCGAAGATGTGCAGTACGTTGTTGCGGTAGTAGGTCATCAGGACAGCATTCTGCTCGTCCAGGTACAGGATTTTGCCCAGGGCATCGCTCTGTTCCGACAACAGGTCCATGTCCTTGACGTGCTTGATCAGCGCCATGCCGTCGCCTTCGGGCAGCGTGGTATGGGGCGAGTAGGGCACGCGGCGCAACAGCGCCAGGTACAGGTCCAACTGACGGGCCATGGCCTGTTCGTCCAGGGCCAGGCGCGTGGTGGACAGCAACGCCAGGGCCACCAGGTTCACCGGGTTGACTGCCGCGGCTTCGTTCAAATGCCGCGCTACCTGTTCGCCGAGGCGGTTGGTGGTTTCGTTGAGCCACGCCGGCTTGTAGTTCGGGCCGAGCTCCTGGGCGCGCCAGTCGGGTTGCTCGGCATCGAGGAATTCCGCCAGCTTGATCGGCTCGCCAAAGTTGACCGCGACTTGGCCAAAACGCTGCTTGAGCGCGCCGACCACTTTGAAAATATCGAAGATCGATTCTTTCTTTTTGCTCGCGCCACGCAGTTCGCCGAGGTAAGTGCGGCCTTCGAGTACGCGCTCATAGCCGATATACACCGGCACGAACACAATCGGCATGCGCGAGGAGCGCAGGAAGCTGCGCAGGGTGATTGCCAGCATGCCGGTTTTCGGTTGCAGCATGCGCCCGGTGCGCGAGCGCCCGCCTTCGACGAAGTACTCCACCGGGAAGCCCTTGGTGAACAGGGTGTGCAGGTATTCGTTGAACACCGAGGTGTACAGCGGGTTGCCCTTGAAGGTGCGGCGCATGAAAAACGCACCGCCACGGCGCAGCAGGCTGCCGATCACCGGCATGTTCAGGTTGATCCCGGCGGCGATGTGCGGCGGGGTCAGGCCGTTCTTGAACAGCAGGTAGGACAGCAGCAGGTAGTCGATATGGCTGCGGTGGCATGGGACATAGATAACTTCGTAGCCCTGGGCAACTTTTTGCACGCCTTCGATGTTATTGACCTTGATGCCGTCGTAGATCTTGTTCCAGAACCAACTCAGCACCACTTCCAGGAAGCGGATCGCGGTGTAGGTGTAGTCCGAGGCAATCTCGTTGCCATAGCGCAACGCCTGGGCCTTGGCCTTTTCGGGGCTGATCTTTTCGCGCTCGGCTTCGTCGGCGATGGCTTGGCGCACCAGCGGCATATTCACCAGGCCCTTCACCAGGTTGCGGCGGTGGGACAGGTCGGGGCCGATGACAGCGGTTTTCAGGTTACGAAAGTGCACACGCAGGATGCGCTGGGCCATTCGCACGGTGCGTTCGTGACCTTTATTGTGCTCGATCAATTCACGCAGGTTGATGGGCGCGGAGAATTGCACGCGGGTCTTGCGCCCGAGGATCAGGATGCTCAACAAACGACGCAGACGCCCGGTGACCGCCCAACTGTCGGCAAACAGCAGTTTCCACGGGCTGGACTCGCTCTCGGGTGACTGCCCCCAGAACACGCTGACCGGAATGATTTGTGCATTCTCTTCGGCGTGCGCGGTGAGGGTGTCGACCAGGCGGGTCAGGGTTGGCGGCGCGCCGCGCTTGTCCTGGCGGCCGAGCCAATCGGGCTCGGGCGTGAGGTAGAAGAATGCCGCGGGCTCCATCAGCGGGCCCACCGACACCGGCAACACCGGGCGCGGCAGGCCGGCCTTGGTGCACTCGGCGTCGACTACGGCCAGTTCGGTCAGGGAGGGCGATTGCAGGACATAGAACACCGGTCGGCTGCGGTCGAGGTTAAGGGTTAGGGACGACTGGTTGATCGTCTCCGAGCGAACCCAGAGGTACAGCAGTCGGCGCAAGGTGCCAAACACCAGACGGCGGAACGGGGAGCGGGTCATAGGCGAGCTGCTTCAAGTGGGAAAAACCGAGCAGGTGCTCGGGCGGGTAGTGTGCCGTATTCGCCGAAAATCGGCAAAAAAGCAGCGATGTAAACTTGAGTTGATCGTTTTTGAGCCTGTCTTATACTCGGCAGTTCAACGCGACCGACTCAACAATAACAATCAAGTGGGGGTGAACAGATGGCAACGCGTGAAACCGGTAATGTGAAGTGGTTCAACGACGCCAAGGGCTATGGCTTTATCCAGCGTGAAGATGGCAAGGATGTGTTTGTGCACTACCGCGCCATTCGTGGCGAGGGCCATCGTTCCCTGGCCGAGGGCCAGCAGGTGGAATACGCCGTGGTGAGCGGCGAGAAGGGCTTGCAGGCAGAGGATGTGGTCGGTTTGTAATGCGGATTTGTTACACCGCAGGACCCATGTGGGAGGGGGCAAGCCCCCTCCCACATGTTGATTGTGGTTTACCGCTCAGGCTCAGGCAGTTTTCCAGGTGATCTGCTCTTCACCGTCTGTGCTGATGCGAATCCAGGTGTCGGCGCTTTCCTCACCTTCCTCCTCGACCCAGCTCCCTGGCGCGCAGCGCACTTCCACATTCAGCGCAGCAAACGCAGCGCGGGCGCAGGCAATGTCGTCTTCCCACGGCGTCTGGTCACTTTCCAGATACAGGCTGTTCCACTTGCCTACGGCTTTCGGCAGCCAGGTCACGGGCACGTTGCCGGCCTTGCACTTGTAGGTCTGACCCTTCTGCACCCAGTCGCTGCACGGGCCGAGGGCGGCGCCCAGCCAGGCGGCAATGGCCTTGTGGTCGACGTCGGCGTCCTTCAGGTAAATCTCGATATCGGGTTGGCGCATGGATGTTCCTCGTTGCGGGATTCGAAAATCCATTCGCGGATGTTTAAAAGTCGGTTATTGAAGCACGAAATAATCGTAACGCATCGATACGGTGACCCGCAGCGGTTCGACGGCCTCAATCACCTCGCTACGGCGCTCGGCACTGGCGCGCCAGCCGTGGGGCGTCATGGCCAGCAGGTTAGCGCGGTCCTTGGGCTCAGCCAGGCTAAGGGTGAACTCCAGGGTCTCGCTGTGCGCCAGGCTCATGCCGTCCGGTACCAGGGCCAGGTGCTTGTCGTCGGTGTATTCGCGCACTTCGTCGTACAGACGCTCGCGCAGTTCCATCAGGTGGCCGCGGGTGGGGCCGACTTTCATCAAGCCGCCGCCGGGGCTGAGCAGGCGTTTGGCCTCTTGCCAGTCCAACGGGCTGAACACACTGGCGAGAAACTGGCAGCTGGCATCGGCCAAGGGTACGCGGGCCATGCTGGCGATCAACCAGGTCAGCGCCGGGTTGCGCTTGCACGCACGCTTGACCGCTTCCTTGGAGATATCCAGGGCGTAGCCGTCGGCGTGGGGCAGGGCGTCGGCGATCTGTGCGGTGTAGTAACCCTCGCCACAGCCGATATCCACCCAGCGTTGCGGCGCGCGTTCGGCGGCCAGTTCGGCCAGGCGCTTGGCCACCGGGGCGTAGTGCCCGGCGTTGAGGAAGTCGCGGCGCGCCTCGACCATCGCCAGGTTATCGCCCGGGTCGCGGCTGTTCTTGTGCTGCACCGGCAACAGGTTCAGATAACCCTGGCGCGCACGGTCAAAACGGTGCCCGGCGGGGCACGCCACGCCATTGTCCACCGCGTTGAGCGGTGCGCTGCAAATGGGGCAGGCCAGCATCAGGCGAGCAACTTGATCAGGGTCTGGTAGTAGATTTCGGTGAGCACGTCGAGGTCGCTGGCCAGGATGCGTTCGTTGACCTGGTGGATCGTCGCGTTCACCGGGCCCAGTTCGACCACCTGGGTACCCAGCGTGGCGATGAACCGTCCATCGGAGGTCCCGCCGCTGGTGGACGCCTGGGTCTCACGGCCGGTGATCGCCTTGATGCTCGCCGACACGGCGTCGAGCAGCGCGCCTGGCTCGGTGAGGAACGGCAGGCCCGACAGCGCCCATTCCACATGCCAGTCCAGGCCATGCTTGTCGAGAATCGCCGCGACCCGTTGTTGCAGGCCTTCGACGGTGGATTCGGTGGAGAAGCGGAAATTGAACACCGCCGTCAGGTCACCCGGGATCACGTTGGTGGCGCCAGTGCCGGAGTTGAGGTTGGAGATCTGGAAGCTGGTCGGCGGAAAGAAGGCGTTGCCGTTGTCCCAATGCTCGGCGGCCAGTTCAGCCAGGGCTGGCGCGGCCAGGTGAATCGGGTTCTTTGCCAGGTGCGGGTAGGCCACGTGGCCTTGTACGCCGCGCACGGTCAGGGTGGCGCCGAGGGAGCCGCGACGGCCGTTCTTGACCACGTCGCCCACCAGAGCAGTGCTCGACGGTTCGCCGACGATGCACCAGTCCAGGCGTTCCTTGCGTGCCGCCAGGCGCTCGATCACGGCCTTGGTTCCGTGGTGCGCCGGGCCTTCTTCATCGCTGGTGATCAGGAAGGCGACCGAGCCCTTGTGGTCCGGGTAGTCCTTCACAAAGCGCTCGGAGGCAACCAGCATCGCGGCCAGGCTGCCTTTCATATCCGCCGCGCCGCGCCCGCAGAGCATGCCGTTTTCGTCGATCAGTGCGTCGAACGGGTCGTTTTGCCACGCCTGTACCGGGCCGGTCGGCACCACGTCGGTGTGGCCGGCAAAGCACAATACCGGGCCGTCATGCTTGCCGTGGGTGGCCCAGAAGTTGTCCACGTCTTCGATGCGCATCGGCTCCAGCGCAAAACCGGCGTCGCCCAGGCGCTGCATCATCAGCTTCTGGCAATCGGCGTCGATCGGCGTCACCGAGGGGCGACGGATCAGGTCGATGGCAAGTTGAAGGGTCGGCGAAAGATCGGCATGGGCCGTCATGGTAAAACTCCGGAAAGCGTGTAATGGGCGCAGGACGTAGGGTGGCGCAGATTCAGTGTGGGAGGGGGCTTGCCCCCGATGGCTGAGTGTCAGTCACTGCATCTGTTGACTGGCCCACCGCCATCGGGGGCAAGCCCCCTCCCACACAAAGCATTGGCCAAGGCCAAGACTCATAAAACGGCCGTTATCTTATAGCAAAACGGCGGCCAGAGGCCGCCGTTTAGTGCATTGCGCAAGTTTTTACGCGACGGTGACAGGCTCCACCTTCGGCGCCGGTTTCGGCAGCGACGACAGGAACGCCATGATCAATGCCGCCACGTACGGCAGCGATTGCACCAGCAGCATCACCACCCAGAAACGCATGTCATTGCTCGGCAGGCCCTGCACCAGGTAGATCCCCAGCGCCGCGCCCCACAACAGCAGCATGATGAACATTTCTTCGCGCGCTTCGGAAATCGCGACCCAAAAGCCGTGGTTATCCGCGTTTTTCGGTGTGCGAAAGAACGGAATGCTGGTGGTGAAGAAGCCATACAACACCGCCTTGGCGATGGTGTGGGACAACGCCAGGCCAGCCAGCGCGGCGCAGAACGCATCCTTGAGGTTCACCCCTACCGCACGGCGATACAGGAAAATGATCTTGCCAACCTTGAACACAAACAACGCCAACGGCGGGATCGCGAAAATCAACAGCGGCGGGTCGACCCGCGTCGGCACGATGATCATCGCCGCCGACCACAACAGTGCGCCGACGGTGAAGAAGATATTCATGCCATCTGCCACCCACGGCAACCAGCCCGCGAGGAAGTGGTAGCGCTGGCCACGGGTCAGCTCAGTGTCCTTGCCGCGCAACAGGCTGGCGGTGTGACGCTTGATGATCTGGATCGCGCCATAGGCCCAGCGGAAGCGCTGTTTCTTGAAGTCGATAAAGGTATCCGGCATCAGGCCCTTGCCGTAGCTGTCGTGGTAGTACGCCGCCGACAGGCCTTTCTCGAATACCCGCAGGCCCAGTTCGGCGTCTTCGCAGATGCACCAGTCGGCCCAGCCCAGTTCTTCGAGCACCGAGCGTCGGGTCATGGTCATGGTGCCGTGCTGGATGATCGCGTCGCGGTCGTTACGGGTGACCATGCCGATATGGAAGAAGCCTTTGTACTCGGCGTAGCAGAGCTTCTTGAAGGTGCTTTCGTTCTGGTCGCGGTAATCCTGCGGCGACTGCACCACGGCGATTTTCGGGTCAGCGAAGTGCGGCACCATGTGCTTGAGCCAGTTCGGCGACACGCAGTAGTCCGAGTCGATCACGGCGATCACTTCGGCATCCTTGGCGGTGTGCGGGATCAGGTAGTTCAGCGCGCCGCCCTTGAAGCCGGCCAGTGGGGCCACGTGGAAGAACTTGAAGCGCGGGCCGAGGGTGGCGCAATAGTCGCGCACCGGTTCCCACACGGCCGGGTCCTTGGTGTTGTTGTCGATGATCAGGACTTCGTAGTCCGGGTAATCGAGGGCGGCCAGGGCGTCGAGGGTCTGTTTGACCATATCCGGCGGCTCGTTGTAGCACGGCACATGGATCGACACTTTCGGGCGGTAGTCCGAATCCCCCACTACCGGCAGGAATTCACGCCGACGCTTGTGGGTCCATACCGCTTCCGCCAACTCGTGGGCTTCGGTCAGCAACACGATGAACACGCCCAGCGCGCCCAGGGCCAACAAGATGCCGACGGTCACGCTGAACCAGGTGCTGTATTGCTGGCTGTAGTCGTAGCCGATCCACACCAATACCGAACCGCAGAGGAACGCGATAAAGGTCAGGAAGGTGCGGCCACGCTGGCGCAGGGCCGAGCCGTCGATCATCAATAGGGTCAGGGACAGCAGTGCAAGCACCACCGATCCGATCGCCAGGACGCGCCATTGCGGGATCGCAACTACCGGCCCTTCGAAGTTGAACTTCTGCTGGCGCGCGGCGTTGTACACGCCCCAGTAAGCGCCGGCCGAACCTTCGTCGCTGACTTTCCAAGGCTGGTCGAAAGCCTCGATCACGAAGTAGTTATAGCCCTGGCGGTTCAGCTTGTTCACCAGCGTACGCAGGTAAATCGCCTGGTCTGCCGGGGACGATTCATTACCTCCGCGCATACGGCCGTTGCTTGGCCAGCCAACTTCCGACAATAGCAGCGGTTTTTTCGGGAACAATTTCTTCAGATCCCTGGCGCGGTCGAGTACGTACTGGCCGGCCTTGTCCATCGGGATGTATTCCCAGAACGGCAGGATGTGCGCTGCAATCAGGTCGACGTGCTTGGCCAGTTGCGGGTTCTTTTCCCAGATATGCCATTGCTCGGAAGTGGTCACCGGTACTTTTACGGCGGCGCGCACCCGATCCAGCAGCACAATCAGCGCCTCGGGGGTGATCTCTTCACGGAACAACGCTTCGTTACCCACGACAACCCGCACGACGCTGCGCGAGCTGTTGGCGATCTCGATAGCCCGCTGGATTTCACGCTCGTTGCGTTCCAGGTCCGGGCTGATCCAGATCCCCAGGGTTACCCGCAGGCCGAACTCTTCCGCCAGCTTGGGGATGTCCCCCAGGGTGCCGTCGACCGAGTAGGTACGGATGTTGTCCGTCAGCTTGCTCATGATCTCCAGATCGCGACGCATCTGGTCGTCGGTCGGGTATTGGTCTTTCTGCGGGTACTGGCCTTGTTGAAACGGCGAGTAAGAAAAACCGGAGATCTGTTCAGGCCAGTTGGGGGTAGTGACCGGGCGGTTGATCAGCGCCCAGAAGCCGGTGAATAGCGCTGCAATTGCCAGCACCACCACCAGGTTGAGTCCAAATTTACGCGATGACATGGCGATTTCGGGT
This genomic window contains:
- the plsB gene encoding glycerol-3-phosphate 1-O-acyltransferase PlsB, which gives rise to MTRSPFRRLVFGTLRRLLYLWVRSETINQSSLTLNLDRSRPVFYVLQSPSLTELAVVDAECTKAGLPRPVLPVSVGPLMEPAAFFYLTPEPDWLGRQDKRGAPPTLTRLVDTLTAHAEENAQIIPVSVFWGQSPESESSPWKLLFADSWAVTGRLRRLLSILILGRKTRVQFSAPINLRELIEHNKGHERTVRMAQRILRVHFRNLKTAVIGPDLSHRRNLVKGLVNMPLVRQAIADEAEREKISPEKAKAQALRYGNEIASDYTYTAIRFLEVVLSWFWNKIYDGIKVNNIEGVQKVAQGYEVIYVPCHRSHIDYLLLSYLLFKNGLTPPHIAAGINLNMPVIGSLLRRGGAFFMRRTFKGNPLYTSVFNEYLHTLFTKGFPVEYFVEGGRSRTGRMLQPKTGMLAITLRSFLRSSRMPIVFVPVYIGYERVLEGRTYLGELRGASKKKESIFDIFKVVGALKQRFGQVAVNFGEPIKLAEFLDAEQPDWRAQELGPNYKPAWLNETTNRLGEQVARHLNEAAAVNPVNLVALALLSTTRLALDEQAMARQLDLYLALLRRVPYSPHTTLPEGDGMALIKHVKDMDLLSEQSDALGKILYLDEQNAVLMTYYRNNVLHIFALPALLASFFQSSSRMSREQILRYTHALYPYLQSELFIRWSLEELDTVIDQWLEAFIEQGLLRFENDVYLRPAPSSRHFVLLTLLSKSIAQTLQRFYMAISLLLNSGQNSISAEELEDLCTIMAQRLSILHGLNAPEFFDKSLFRHFIQTLLEQDVLRRDEAGKLSYHDLLGELAEGAAKRVLPAEIRLSIRQVALHRVDGAGEAPVEPAPLKPEESR
- the dapE gene encoding succinyl-diaminopimelate desuccinylase, translated to MTAHADLSPTLQLAIDLIRRPSVTPIDADCQKLMMQRLGDAGFALEPMRIEDVDNFWATHGKHDGPVLCFAGHTDVVPTGPVQAWQNDPFDALIDENGMLCGRGAADMKGSLAAMLVASERFVKDYPDHKGSVAFLITSDEEGPAHHGTKAVIERLAARKERLDWCIVGEPSSTALVGDVVKNGRRGSLGATLTVRGVQGHVAYPHLAKNPIHLAAPALAELAAEHWDNGNAFFPPTSFQISNLNSGTGATNVIPGDLTAVFNFRFSTESTVEGLQQRVAAILDKHGLDWHVEWALSGLPFLTEPGALLDAVSASIKAITGRETQASTSGGTSDGRFIATLGTQVVELGPVNATIHQVNERILASDLDVLTEIYYQTLIKLLA
- a CDS encoding cold-shock protein, whose translation is MATRETGNVKWFNDAKGYGFIQREDGKDVFVHYRAIRGEGHRSLAEGQQVEYAVVSGEKGLQAEDVVGL
- a CDS encoding glycosyltransferase, with translation MSSRKFGLNLVVVLAIAALFTGFWALINRPVTTPNWPEQISGFSYSPFQQGQYPQKDQYPTDDQMRRDLEIMSKLTDNIRTYSVDGTLGDIPKLAEEFGLRVTLGIWISPDLERNEREIQRAIEIANSSRSVVRVVVGNEALFREEITPEALIVLLDRVRAAVKVPVTTSEQWHIWEKNPQLAKHVDLIAAHILPFWEYIPMDKAGQYVLDRARDLKKLFPKKPLLLSEVGWPSNGRMRGGNESSPADQAIYLRTLVNKLNRQGYNYFVIEAFDQPWKVSDEGSAGAYWGVYNAARQQKFNFEGPVVAIPQWRVLAIGSVVLALLSLTLLMIDGSALRQRGRTFLTFIAFLCGSVLVWIGYDYSQQYSTWFSVTVGILLALGALGVFIVLLTEAHELAEAVWTHKRRREFLPVVGDSDYRPKVSIHVPCYNEPPDMVKQTLDALAALDYPDYEVLIIDNNTKDPAVWEPVRDYCATLGPRFKFFHVAPLAGFKGGALNYLIPHTAKDAEVIAVIDSDYCVSPNWLKHMVPHFADPKIAVVQSPQDYRDQNESTFKKLCYAEYKGFFHIGMVTRNDRDAIIQHGTMTMTRRSVLEELGWADWCICEDAELGLRVFEKGLSAAYYHDSYGKGLMPDTFIDFKKQRFRWAYGAIQIIKRHTASLLRGKDTELTRGQRYHFLAGWLPWVADGMNIFFTVGALLWSAAMIIVPTRVDPPLLIFAIPPLALFVFKVGKIIFLYRRAVGVNLKDAFCAALAGLALSHTIAKAVLYGFFTTSIPFFRTPKNADNHGFWVAISEAREEMFIMLLLWGAALGIYLVQGLPSNDMRFWVVMLLVQSLPYVAALIMAFLSSLPKPAPKVEPVTVA
- a CDS encoding putative RNA methyltransferase, whose translation is MLACPICSAPLNAVDNGVACPAGHRFDRARQGYLNLLPVQHKNSRDPGDNLAMVEARRDFLNAGHYAPVAKRLAELAAERAPQRWVDIGCGEGYYTAQIADALPHADGYALDISKEAVKRACKRNPALTWLIASMARVPLADASCQFLASVFSPLDWQEAKRLLSPGGGLMKVGPTRGHLMELRERLYDEVREYTDDKHLALVPDGMSLAHSETLEFTLSLAEPKDRANLLAMTPHGWRASAERRSEVIEAVEPLRVTVSMRYDYFVLQ
- a CDS encoding YbaY family lipoprotein produces the protein MKKIILLGLTALLGACQSMHPAPKASLDGEVFYLQRIALPPTATLSVSLQDASLADAPAVTLAEQKGPVKGQVPLPFHLSYDPAQVKPGHSYSLSARIELDGKLLFITTERHAVQLNGQAPQPLRLRVDAVAH